One window from the genome of Streptomyces sp. NBC_01476 encodes:
- the rplI gene encoding 50S ribosomal protein L9 has protein sequence MSKIILTNEVSGLGAAGDIVDVKPGYARNYLIPRGFAIAWTKGGEKDVEQIRRARRIREIHSLEDANAVKAQLQSVKVKLSTRAGDTGRLFGSITPADIASAIKAAGGPAVDKRRVEVTAPIKTLGAHKVSVRLHPEVAVVLDLEVVAA, from the coding sequence ATGTCGAAGATCATCCTTACCAACGAGGTCAGCGGCCTCGGTGCCGCCGGCGACATCGTCGACGTCAAGCCGGGCTACGCCCGGAACTACCTGATCCCGCGGGGCTTCGCCATCGCGTGGACCAAGGGTGGCGAGAAGGACGTCGAGCAGATCCGCCGCGCCCGCCGCATCCGCGAGATCCACTCGCTGGAGGACGCGAACGCGGTCAAGGCTCAGCTCCAGTCCGTCAAGGTCAAGCTGAGCACCCGGGCGGGCGACACCGGCCGGCTCTTCGGCTCGATCACCCCGGCCGACATCGCCTCGGCGATCAAGGCCGCGGGCGGCCCGGCGGTCGACAAGCGCCGGGTCGAGGTCACCGCGCCGATCAAGACGCTCGGCGCGCACAAGGTCTCGGTACGGCTGCACCCCGAGGTCGCGGTTGTGCTCGACCTGGAGGTCGTGGCCGCCTGA
- the dnaB gene encoding replicative DNA helicase, which translates to MSQPEPADDHWEMPPDEPPAVSPFRKKGAGEESSGRFGENGGFERVPPQDLDAEQSVLGGMLLSKDAIADVVEVLKGADFYRPAHETIYNAILDLYARGEPADPITTAAELTKRGEIARIGGTPYLHTLVNAVPTAANAEYYAEIVHERAVLRRLVEAGTRITQMGYAADGDVDEIVNNAQAEIYAVTEQRTSEDYLPLGDIMEGALDEIEAIGSRSGQMSGVPTGFTDLDSLTNGLHPGQMIVIAARPAMGKSTLALDFARTCSIANKMPSVIFSLEMGRNEIAMRLLSAEARVALHHMRSGTMTDDDWTKVARRMSDVTEAPLYIDDSPNLSMMEIRAKCRRLKQRNDLRLVVIDYLQLMQSGGSRRPESRQQEVSDMSRNLKLLAKELEVPVIALSQLNRGPEQRTDKKPMVSDLRESGSIEQDADMVILLHREDAYEKESPRAGEADLIVAKHRNGPTATITVAFQGHYSRFVDMAQT; encoded by the coding sequence ATGAGCCAGCCCGAACCCGCCGACGACCACTGGGAGATGCCGCCGGACGAGCCGCCGGCGGTCAGCCCGTTCCGCAAGAAGGGCGCGGGCGAGGAGAGTTCGGGCCGCTTCGGGGAGAACGGCGGCTTCGAGCGGGTGCCCCCGCAGGACCTGGACGCCGAACAGTCCGTCCTCGGCGGCATGTTGCTCTCCAAGGACGCCATCGCCGACGTGGTGGAGGTGCTCAAGGGCGCGGACTTCTACCGCCCGGCGCACGAGACCATCTACAACGCGATCCTCGACCTCTACGCCCGCGGTGAGCCCGCCGACCCGATCACCACCGCGGCCGAACTCACCAAGCGCGGTGAGATCGCCCGGATCGGCGGCACGCCCTATCTGCACACCCTCGTCAACGCGGTGCCGACCGCCGCCAACGCCGAGTACTACGCCGAGATCGTCCACGAGCGGGCGGTGCTGCGCCGCCTGGTCGAGGCCGGCACCCGGATCACGCAGATGGGATACGCGGCCGACGGCGATGTCGACGAGATCGTCAACAACGCCCAGGCGGAGATCTACGCGGTCACCGAGCAGCGGACCTCGGAGGACTATCTGCCGCTCGGCGACATCATGGAGGGCGCGCTCGACGAGATCGAGGCGATCGGTTCGCGCAGCGGCCAGATGTCCGGGGTGCCGACCGGCTTCACGGACCTGGACTCGCTCACCAATGGGCTGCACCCCGGTCAGATGATCGTCATCGCCGCGCGCCCGGCAATGGGCAAGTCGACGCTGGCGCTGGACTTCGCGCGCACCTGCTCGATCGCCAACAAGATGCCCAGCGTCATCTTCTCGCTGGAGATGGGCCGCAACGAGATCGCCATGCGGCTGCTCTCCGCGGAGGCCCGGGTCGCGCTGCACCACATGCGCTCCGGCACGATGACCGACGACGACTGGACGAAGGTCGCGCGCCGGATGTCCGACGTCACCGAGGCGCCGCTCTACATCGACGACTCGCCGAACCTGTCGATGATGGAGATCCGGGCCAAGTGCCGCCGCCTCAAACAGCGCAACGACCTGCGGCTGGTCGTCATCGACTACCTCCAGCTGATGCAGTCCGGCGGCTCCCGCCGCCCGGAGAGCCGCCAGCAGGAGGTCTCCGACATGTCCCGTAACCTCAAGCTCCTCGCCAAGGAGCTCGAAGTCCCGGTGATCGCCCTCTCCCAGCTCAACCGCGGCCCCGAACAGCGCACCGACAAGAAGCCGATGGTCTCCGACCTCCGCGAATCCGGCTCCATCGAGCAGGACGCGGACATGGTGATCCTGCTCCACCGCGAGGACGCCTACGAAAAGGAGTCCCCCCGCGCCGGCGAGGCCGACCTCATCGTCGCCAAACACCGCAACGGCCCCACCGCCACGATCACCGTCGCCTTCCAGGGCCACTACAGCCGCTTCGTGGACATGGCCCAGACGTAA
- a CDS encoding lipid II:glycine glycyltransferase FemX gives MSLTLRTISREQHLAYIQSLPSASHCQVPAWADVKNEWRSESLGWFDEKSGQMVGAGLVLYRQLPKVKRYLAYLPEGPVINWYAPNLDEWLQPMLAHLKSQGAFTVKMGPPVIIRRWDATAVKAGIADPDVKRLRDVEATFIEPRAFEVAERLRRMGWQQGEDGGAGFGDVQPRYVYQVPLENRSLDDILKNFNQLWRRNIKKAEKAGVQVIQGGYDDLAVWQQLYEITAERDHFRPRPLSYFQRMWTRLNAEDPNRMRLYLAVHEGEAVAAATMLTVGRHVWYSYGASANHKREVRPSNAMQWRMLRDAYAMGASVYDLRGISDSLDESDHLFGLIQFKVGTGGQAAEYLGEWDFPLNKLLHKALDIYMSRR, from the coding sequence ATGAGCCTGACCCTGAGGACCATCAGCCGCGAGCAGCACCTGGCGTACATCCAGAGCCTGCCGTCGGCGAGCCACTGCCAGGTCCCGGCATGGGCTGATGTGAAGAACGAGTGGCGGTCGGAGAGCCTCGGCTGGTTCGACGAGAAGTCCGGCCAGATGGTCGGCGCCGGCCTCGTTCTCTACCGGCAGCTCCCGAAGGTCAAGCGGTACCTGGCGTATCTCCCCGAGGGCCCGGTCATCAACTGGTACGCGCCCAACCTCGACGAGTGGCTGCAGCCGATGCTCGCCCACCTCAAGTCGCAGGGTGCCTTCACCGTGAAGATGGGCCCGCCGGTGATCATCCGCCGCTGGGACGCCACCGCGGTCAAGGCGGGCATCGCCGATCCTGACGTCAAGCGGCTGCGGGACGTGGAGGCCACCTTCATCGAACCGCGGGCCTTCGAGGTGGCCGAGCGGCTGCGCCGGATGGGCTGGCAGCAGGGCGAGGACGGCGGGGCGGGCTTCGGCGACGTACAGCCGCGCTACGTCTACCAGGTCCCGCTGGAGAACCGCTCGCTCGACGACATCCTCAAGAACTTCAACCAGCTGTGGCGCCGCAACATCAAGAAGGCCGAGAAGGCCGGCGTGCAGGTGATCCAGGGCGGCTACGACGACCTGGCGGTCTGGCAGCAGCTCTACGAGATCACCGCCGAGCGCGACCACTTCCGCCCGCGCCCGCTGTCGTACTTCCAGCGGATGTGGACCCGGCTCAACGCCGAGGACCCCAACCGGATGCGGCTCTACCTGGCGGTGCACGAGGGCGAGGCGGTGGCCGCGGCCACCATGCTCACCGTCGGCCGCCACGTCTGGTACTCCTACGGCGCCTCCGCCAACCACAAGCGGGAGGTCCGGCCCTCCAACGCGATGCAGTGGCGGATGCTCCGGGACGCGTACGCGATGGGCGCCAGCGTCTACGATCTGCGCGGCATCAGCGACTCCCTGGACGAGAGCGATCATCTGTTCGGCCTGATCCAGTTCAAGGTGGGCACCGGCGGCCAGGCTGCCGAATACTTGGGCGAGTGGGATTTCCCGCTCAACAAGCTGCTCCACAAGGCACTCGACATCTACATGTCGCGCCGCTGA
- a CDS encoding alanine racemase — MALTLYVDSARWRAHHQSVVDQFPGIVPVCKGNGYGFGHERLADEATRLRAGMLAVGTTYEAARIKDFFGGDLLVLTPYRLGEEPVPLPDRAIRSVSSVEGVRGLVGARVVIEVMSSMRRHGVAEDDLVKLHTAIDDVRLEGFAIHLPLDRTDGSEAVEEVFAWMERLRAARLPLHTMFVSHLKATELATLQQQFPQTKFRARIGTQLWLGDHDATEYRGAVLDVTRIAKGERYGYRQEKSAADGHLVVVAGGTSHGVGLEAPKALHGLMPRAKGVARAGLATVNRNLSPFVWAGKQRWFAEPPHMQVSILFLPSDVAPPAVGDELVAHLRHTTTQFDRVVDRNPS, encoded by the coding sequence ATGGCGCTCACCCTGTACGTCGACTCCGCACGCTGGCGTGCCCACCATCAGTCCGTGGTTGACCAGTTCCCCGGCATCGTGCCGGTCTGCAAGGGGAACGGCTACGGCTTCGGCCACGAGCGGCTCGCCGACGAGGCGACCCGGCTGCGGGCCGGCATGCTCGCCGTCGGCACCACGTACGAGGCGGCCCGGATCAAGGACTTCTTCGGCGGCGATCTGCTGGTGCTGACCCCGTACCGGCTCGGCGAGGAGCCGGTACCGCTGCCCGACCGGGCGATCCGCTCGGTCTCCTCGGTGGAGGGCGTACGCGGCCTGGTGGGCGCCCGGGTGGTGATCGAGGTGATGAGCTCCATGCGGCGGCACGGCGTCGCCGAGGACGACCTGGTGAAGCTGCACACCGCGATCGACGACGTGCGGCTGGAGGGCTTCGCCATTCACCTGCCGCTGGACCGTACCGACGGCAGCGAGGCGGTGGAGGAGGTCTTCGCCTGGATGGAGCGGCTGCGGGCCGCCCGGCTGCCGCTGCACACCATGTTCGTCAGCCATCTGAAGGCCACCGAGCTGGCCACGCTCCAGCAGCAGTTCCCGCAGACCAAGTTCCGGGCCCGGATCGGCACCCAGCTGTGGCTCGGCGACCACGACGCCACCGAGTACCGCGGCGCGGTGCTGGACGTCACCCGGATCGCCAAGGGCGAGCGGTACGGCTACCGGCAGGAGAAGTCGGCGGCGGACGGCCACCTGGTGGTGGTGGCCGGCGGCACCTCGCACGGCGTCGGCCTGGAGGCTCCCAAGGCGCTGCACGGGCTGATGCCGCGGGCCAAGGGCGTGGCGCGGGCCGGCCTCGCCACCGTCAACCGCAACCTGTCGCCCTTCGTGTGGGCCGGCAAGCAGCGGTGGTTCGCCGAGCCGCCGCACATGCAGGTCTCGATCCTCTTCCTGCCGAGCGACGTGGCGCCGCCCGCGGTCGGCGACGAGCTGGTGGCGCATCTGCGGCACACCACGACCCAGTTCGACCGGGTCGTGGACCGCAACCCCTCCTGA
- a CDS encoding MATE family efflux transporter, which yields MPVHPVADPPEQQDPVRLPGSVRRRHDREIIALALPAFGALVAEPLFVMVDSAVVGHFGTAQLAGLGVAAALLTTAVNIFVFLAYATTAAVARRVGAGDLSAALRQGVDGIWLALLLGAAVIAVVLSTAPGLVDLFGASGTAAPYATTYLRISSLGIPAMLVVLAATGVLRGLQDTRTPLYVAVGGFTANAALNATLVYGAGLGIAGSAWGTVIAQNAMAAVYLTVVVRGVRRQSGDTAGGDWWAMLRPDAAGIRACAKAGVPLLVRTVSLRAVLLIATAVAAGLGDTEIAAHQITLTVWSLLAFALDAIAIAGQAIIGRYLGAGDAQGAQAACRRMIEWGVACGLVLGLLVVAGRPLIGPLFTSDPSVRHALMSALLVVAVAQPVCGVVFVLDGVLMGAGDGPYLAWSMLVTLAVFTPAAFAVPALGWGLTALWWAMTLMMLTRLAALWLRARSGRWIVTGAAR from the coding sequence GTGCCTGTGCATCCGGTCGCCGATCCTCCCGAGCAGCAGGACCCCGTCCGCCTCCCCGGATCCGTGCGCCGCCGCCACGACCGGGAGATCATCGCGCTGGCGCTGCCCGCCTTCGGAGCGCTGGTCGCCGAACCGCTCTTCGTCATGGTGGACAGTGCGGTTGTCGGCCATTTCGGCACCGCCCAGCTCGCCGGTCTGGGCGTGGCCGCCGCGCTGCTCACCACCGCGGTCAACATCTTCGTCTTCCTCGCCTACGCCACCACCGCCGCGGTCGCCCGCCGGGTCGGCGCCGGCGACCTGTCCGCGGCGCTCCGGCAGGGGGTGGACGGCATCTGGCTGGCGCTGCTGCTCGGCGCCGCGGTGATCGCCGTCGTCCTGTCCACCGCGCCCGGCCTGGTGGACCTCTTCGGCGCCTCCGGCACGGCCGCCCCGTACGCCACCACGTATCTGCGGATCAGCTCCCTGGGCATCCCGGCGATGCTGGTGGTGCTCGCCGCCACCGGAGTGCTCCGCGGCCTCCAGGACACCCGCACCCCGCTTTACGTGGCTGTCGGCGGCTTCACCGCCAACGCCGCGCTCAACGCCACCCTGGTCTACGGCGCCGGTCTCGGCATCGCCGGCTCCGCCTGGGGCACGGTCATCGCGCAGAACGCCATGGCGGCGGTCTACCTCACCGTGGTGGTCCGCGGGGTGCGCCGCCAGAGCGGGGACACGGCCGGCGGGGACTGGTGGGCGATGCTGCGCCCGGACGCCGCGGGCATCCGGGCCTGTGCCAAGGCCGGCGTCCCGCTGCTGGTCCGTACCGTCAGCCTGCGGGCGGTGCTGCTGATCGCCACCGCGGTGGCCGCCGGGCTCGGTGACACCGAGATCGCCGCCCACCAGATCACCCTCACCGTCTGGTCGCTGCTGGCCTTCGCGCTGGACGCCATCGCCATCGCCGGGCAGGCGATCATCGGGCGCTACCTGGGCGCCGGTGACGCCCAAGGGGCACAGGCCGCCTGCCGGCGGATGATCGAGTGGGGAGTGGCCTGCGGGCTCGTGCTGGGACTCCTGGTGGTGGCGGGCCGGCCGCTGATCGGGCCGCTCTTCACCTCGGACCCCTCGGTACGGCACGCGCTGATGTCCGCGCTGCTGGTGGTGGCCGTCGCCCAGCCGGTCTGCGGTGTGGTCTTCGTGCTCGACGGCGTGCTGATGGGCGCCGGCGACGGGCCGTATCTCGCCTGGTCGATGCTGGTGACGCTGGCCGTCTTCACGCCGGCCGCGTTCGCCGTGCCCGCCCTCGGCTGGGGCCTGACCGCTCTGTGGTGGGCGATGACCCTGATGATGCTGACCCGGCTGGCCGCCCTGTGGCTGCGGGCCCGCTCCGGCCGCTGGATCGTCACCGGCGCGGCTCGCTGA
- the rpsF gene encoding 30S ribosomal protein S6, producing MRHYELMLILDPDLEERAVSPLIESFLAVVRNGGGNVEKVDTWGRRRLAYEINKKPEGIYSVVDLKASPEVVKELDRQLNLNESVLRTKVLRPELH from the coding sequence ATGCGTCACTACGAGCTCATGCTCATTCTCGACCCCGATCTGGAGGAGCGCGCTGTCTCCCCGCTGATCGAGTCCTTCCTCGCCGTCGTCCGCAACGGCGGCGGCAACGTGGAGAAGGTCGACACCTGGGGCCGTCGTCGTCTCGCCTACGAGATCAACAAGAAGCCCGAGGGCATCTACTCGGTCGTCGACCTCAAGGCCTCGCCCGAGGTCGTCAAGGAGCTCGACCGTCAGCTCAACCTGAACGAGTCGGTGCTGCGGACCAAGGTCCTCCGTCCGGAACTGCACTAG
- a CDS encoding glycosyltransferase family 87 protein: MTSVHDRAEDDRREPPVRPTEEDPLATAASDLIGGPAGRWAAVGGHRWWNPLRVMVLVVIGLFALGMVQKASCYSSGWFQGGDAQYIHACYSDIPHLYAQRGFAADLVPYFDRIPDAMSSSPDIHYLEYPVLTGLFMEVASWLTPHGTAQHSAQIYWIVNSAMLMICAVVLVVCVARTNRRRPWDGLFIALSPALALTATINWDLFAVALAAAGLMLWSRGKVVPAGVLIGLATAAKLYPVLLLAALFILCLRAGRMRQWGGALAGAVVAWLVVNLPVMLLAPDGWAQFYTFSQERHTDYGSFWLIIMERSGNPLSGVNAYGTAVMLLLCAGIAWLALYAPRRPRVGQLAFLAVAALLISNKVYSPQYVLWLLPLAVLARPRWRDLLIWQGTEVLYFLGIWMRLAYVSGTKRHGLTADAYHLAIAVHLIGVLYLCALVVRDILLPQHDVLRQDGQDDPAGGVLDGAPDAFVLRPAPYEAPKHAAWAHGPSSGPEAPEGVYDPGNGR; encoded by the coding sequence ATGACGAGCGTGCACGACCGTGCAGAGGACGACCGGCGAGAGCCCCCCGTGCGGCCCACCGAAGAGGACCCCCTGGCCACCGCGGCCAGTGATCTGATCGGCGGCCCGGCCGGGCGCTGGGCCGCCGTCGGCGGGCACCGCTGGTGGAATCCGCTGCGGGTGATGGTCCTGGTCGTGATCGGCCTGTTCGCGCTCGGCATGGTGCAGAAGGCGTCCTGCTACTCCAGCGGCTGGTTCCAGGGCGGCGACGCCCAGTACATCCACGCCTGCTACTCCGACATTCCGCACCTGTACGCGCAGCGCGGTTTCGCCGCCGACCTGGTGCCGTACTTCGACCGCATCCCCGATGCGATGAGCAGTTCGCCGGACATCCACTACCTGGAGTACCCGGTGCTCACCGGCCTCTTCATGGAGGTCGCGTCCTGGCTCACCCCGCACGGCACGGCGCAGCACAGCGCGCAGATCTACTGGATCGTCAACTCGGCGATGCTGATGATCTGCGCGGTGGTGCTGGTGGTCTGCGTGGCGCGGACCAACCGGCGGCGCCCCTGGGACGGCCTGTTCATCGCCCTGTCCCCCGCGCTGGCGCTGACCGCCACCATCAACTGGGACCTGTTCGCGGTCGCGCTGGCCGCCGCCGGCCTGATGCTCTGGTCACGCGGCAAGGTGGTGCCCGCCGGGGTGCTGATCGGCCTGGCCACCGCGGCCAAGCTCTATCCGGTGCTGCTGCTGGCCGCCCTGTTCATCCTGTGCCTGCGGGCCGGGCGGATGCGGCAGTGGGGCGGCGCACTGGCCGGCGCCGTAGTGGCCTGGCTGGTGGTCAACCTGCCGGTGATGCTGCTGGCACCCGACGGCTGGGCGCAGTTCTACACCTTCAGCCAGGAGCGGCACACCGACTACGGCTCCTTCTGGCTGATCATCATGGAGCGCTCCGGCAATCCGCTCTCCGGCGTGAACGCGTACGGCACCGCCGTGATGCTGCTGCTCTGCGCGGGCATCGCCTGGCTGGCGCTCTACGCCCCGCGCCGCCCCCGGGTCGGCCAGCTCGCCTTCCTGGCGGTGGCCGCGCTGCTGATCAGCAACAAGGTCTACTCACCGCAGTACGTGCTGTGGCTGCTGCCGCTGGCGGTGCTGGCCCGGCCGCGCTGGCGGGACCTGCTGATCTGGCAGGGCACGGAGGTGCTGTACTTCCTCGGCATCTGGATGCGGCTGGCGTACGTCAGCGGGACCAAGCGGCACGGGCTGACCGCCGACGCGTACCACCTGGCCATCGCCGTCCACCTGATCGGCGTGCTCTACCTGTGCGCCCTGGTGGTGCGGGACATCCTGCTGCCGCAGCACGACGTGCTGCGGCAGGACGGACAGGACGACCCGGCGGGCGGGGTGCTGGACGGCGCCCCTGACGCGTTCGTGCTGCGCCCGGCGCCCTATGAGGCGCCCAAGCACGCGGCCTGGGCGCACGGACCGAGCAGCGGGCCCGAGGCGCCCGAGGGCGTCTACGACCCCGGCAACGGGCGCTGA
- the rpsR gene encoding 30S ribosomal protein S18, which translates to MAKPPPRKPKKKVCAFCKDKTVYVDYKDTNMLRKFISDRGKIRARRVTGNCTQHQRDVATAVKNSREMALLPYTSTAR; encoded by the coding sequence ATGGCGAAGCCGCCTCCGCGCAAGCCGAAGAAGAAGGTCTGCGCGTTCTGCAAGGACAAGACCGTGTACGTGGACTACAAGGACACGAACATGCTGCGGAAGTTCATTTCTGACCGTGGCAAGATCCGTGCCCGCCGCGTCACCGGCAACTGCACTCAGCACCAGCGTGACGTCGCCACGGCCGTGAAGAACAGCCGTGAGATGGCGCTGCTGCCGTACACGTCGACCGCTCGATAA
- a CDS encoding single-stranded DNA-binding protein: MAGETVITVVGNLVDDPELRFTPSGAAVAKFRVASTPRTFDRQTNEWKDGESLFLTCSVWRQAAENVAESLQRGMRVIVQGRLKQRSYEDREGVKRTVYELDVDEVGASLRSATAKVTKTSGGGGRGGQQGGYGGGGAGGQGGGSWGGQGGGGAPADDPWATSAPAGGGQAGGAPAGGGGGGWGGGSGSSGGGYSDEPPF, translated from the coding sequence ATGGCAGGCGAGACCGTCATCACGGTCGTCGGCAATCTCGTCGACGACCCCGAGCTGCGCTTCACCCCGTCGGGTGCGGCGGTCGCGAAGTTCCGCGTCGCGTCCACTCCCCGTACCTTCGACCGGCAGACCAATGAGTGGAAGGACGGCGAAAGCCTCTTCCTGACCTGCTCGGTCTGGCGGCAGGCGGCTGAGAACGTCGCCGAGTCGCTCCAGCGCGGCATGCGCGTCATCGTGCAGGGCCGCCTGAAGCAGCGGTCGTACGAGGACCGTGAAGGCGTCAAGCGGACGGTCTACGAGCTGGATGTCGACGAGGTCGGCGCCAGCCTGCGGAGCGCCACCGCGAAGGTCACCAAGACCAGCGGTGGCGGCGGCCGCGGCGGTCAGCAGGGTGGCTACGGCGGTGGCGGTGCCGGCGGCCAGGGCGGTGGTTCCTGGGGCGGCCAGGGCGGCGGCGGTGCTCCCGCCGACGACCCCTGGGCGACCAGTGCACCGGCCGGCGGTGGCCAGGCCGGGGGTGCCCCGGCCGGTGGCGGCGGTGGTGGCTGGGGCGGCGGCTCCGGTTCCTCCGGCGGCGGCTACTCGGACGAGCCGCCCTTCTAA